A window of Chryseobacterium shandongense genomic DNA:
GAAAATGCCGATGTTATCATCAATCTTGCCGGCAAATCCGTCGATTGCCGATATACCGAAAAAAACAAACAGGAAATATATTCTTCAAGAATCAACAGCACAAGAATTTTACAGCAGGCTATTGATCAATGCACGCATAAACCCAAAATATGGCTCAATGCAAGTTCCGCAACCATTTACATTCATTCAGAAAAAAATGTAAACACAGAAGAAAACGGCATCATCGGAGATGATTTTTCCATGAACATTTGTAAAAGCTGGGAAAATGAATTTTCTAAATCAGAAACAGAAAATGTACGAAAAGTTGCGTTACGGACTTCCATTGTTTTAGGAAATAACGGCGGCGCTTTTCCAAAGTTAAAAATGCTTACCAAATTCGGATTAGGCGGAAAACAGGGAAGAGGAAACCAGAAGGTTAGCTGGATTCACATTCAGGATTTTTGCCGGGCGGTAGAATTTATCATTAATGATGAAAATATTTTCGGAAAGATTAATATTACGGCTCCAAATCCTTTGGCAAATCAGGAATTCATGAAGAGCTTAAGAAAAGAAATGAAAGTACCTTTCGGGTTAAATGCTCCGGTATGGCAACTTGAAATTGCTTCCATTTTTCTAAAAACAGAGACCGAGCTCTTGCTGAAAAGCCGAAATGTTTATCCTGAAAAATTACTGAAAGACGGATTTCAATTTTTGTTTCCGGATGTTGAATCTGCATTTCACAACCTATGCAGTTACGTTCATAACTGATGAAAAGGTATTATCATTTATGACTTCTGAAAAGAGAAATAAAAAAATAATTTTTGGAGGAATAATTTTTGCAAGCCTTTCTGAAACCTTTATCACATTTTAATTTATGAAAAATTATCTTTTACCTGTTTTGGCGCTGACTTTTTTCAGCTGCAAGGAAAATAAAAATGAAAGTACATCAACAAAAAAAGAGGTTGTTACAGAAACTGATACTTTGAAATTGCCTGCCCCTGATGAAAAAAATTCTAAAAACAAGTTCAGTAATGTCATCGGATGGCCCAAAGGAAAAACACCTGTGGCTCCAGAAGGTTTTACGGTTACCCGTTTTGCAGACAATATAAAAAGCCCGAGAAATATGATTCAGGCTGAAAACGGAGACATTTTTGTCGTTCTTTCCAATTCGGAGCGTTCTACAACCGAAAAAATTAAAAATGACATCAGTGGCAAAAGTGATGCTGAAGTGGGTGGCAAATCGACCAACAGAATTATCCTGTATCGTGATGCCAACAAGGACGGCGTTGCCGAATCTTCCTCGGTGTTTTTGGATAAGCTGAACCAGCCGTACGGAATGCTCATCATCAAAGATAAATTTTATGTTGCCAATACCGACGGACTTTGGGTATATTCTTATAAGCCTGGTGATACAAAAATTACACAACCCGGTAAAAAGATTGTAAATCTTCCAGCTGGAGGATATAATAATCATTGGACAAGAAATTTAATTGCCAATAAAGAGCAGTCTAAAATTTACATTAGTGTTGGTTCCGGTAGTAATGTAGGTGAAAACGGAATGGAAAATGAAGTACGAAGAGCCAATATTTTGGAAGTCAATCCCGACGGAACCGGAGAGAAAATCTATGCAGCAGGCCTAAGAAATCCTGTTGGAATGAGCTGGAATCCGGTTACCGGTGAACTCTGGACCGTTGTGAATGAACGTGATGAGCTGGGTGACGAACTGGTTCCTGATTACCTGACGAGTGTAAAGCAAAATGCTTTTTATGGCTGGCCTTACGCTTATTTCGGGAAAAATGAGGACCCGAGAAGAAAAGGAGAAAAACCAGATCTTGTGGCAAAAACTATTGTTCCTGATGTTCCGCTGGGAAGTCATACCGCATCTTTGGGTCTTACTTTTTATACCGGAAATCAGTTTCCCGAAAAATATAAAAACGGCGC
This region includes:
- a CDS encoding TIGR01777 family oxidoreductase, which codes for MKIIITAGTGFLGKNLEKYFTEKGHQVYILTRNPKRKNEIFWDAKTLGEWKGVLENADVIINLAGKSVDCRYTEKNKQEIYSSRINSTRILQQAIDQCTHKPKIWLNASSATIYIHSEKNVNTEENGIIGDDFSMNICKSWENEFSKSETENVRKVALRTSIVLGNNGGAFPKLKMLTKFGLGGKQGRGNQKVSWIHIQDFCRAVEFIINDENIFGKINITAPNPLANQEFMKSLRKEMKVPFGLNAPVWQLEIASIFLKTETELLLKSRNVYPEKLLKDGFQFLFPDVESAFHNLCSYVHN
- a CDS encoding PQQ-dependent sugar dehydrogenase, with the protein product MKNYLLPVLALTFFSCKENKNESTSTKKEVVTETDTLKLPAPDEKNSKNKFSNVIGWPKGKTPVAPEGFTVTRFADNIKSPRNMIQAENGDIFVVLSNSERSTTEKIKNDISGKSDAEVGGKSTNRIILYRDANKDGVAESSSVFLDKLNQPYGMLIIKDKFYVANTDGLWVYSYKPGDTKITQPGKKIVNLPAGGYNNHWTRNLIANKEQSKIYISVGSGSNVGENGMENEVRRANILEVNPDGTGEKIYAAGLRNPVGMSWNPVTGELWTVVNERDELGDELVPDYLTSVKQNAFYGWPYAYFGKNEDPRRKGEKPDLVAKTIVPDVPLGSHTASLGLTFYTGNQFPEKYKNGAFIGQHGSWNRSSLVGYQVAFVPFANGKASGPYQPFLTGFIANEAKGDVYGRPVGVLQIADGSLLVADDVSGIVWRVSHNKK